The window ATCGTTATCTGTTTAGTCCCATCAAGATCAATCGGGTCGAAATCAAGAACCGCATCGCCTATCCGGCGCTCGGGTTGCTCTATTCCTACGACAGCAAGCTCAATGACCGGTATTACCACTATTTCCGGGAAAAGGCCCAGGGAGGAACGGGCCTCATCACGGTGGGCCCGGTCGGCGTGGATTTTCTCGGATCGGGTCTTCTGGCGCTTTCGCTGGCCAAAGACGAAGCCATACCGGATTTTCGAAAACTGGCAGGCATCATCCAGAGCGAAGGCGCCAGGGCGTGGGTGCAGCTCTTTCATGCGGGGGCCTACTCGCATCCCATGCTGATCAACAACGAAACGCCGATCGCGCCGTCGGCCGTCTTCTGTGCCTATTCGCGTGTCACCCCCCGGGAGATGACCCTCGAAGACATCCGTACCGTTCAGGACAGTTTCGTGAAAGCCGCCTTGCGCGCAAAGGAAGCCGGATTCGACGGCGTCGAAATCATTGCATCCGCCGGGTACCTCATCACCCAATTCCTTTCGCCCATCAAGAACCTGCGCACGGATGAATACGGCGGTCCATTCGAGAACCGGATCCGCTTTGCCCGGGAGCTGATCGAACAGATGCGGGCAGCCGTGGGTCCCGATTATCCGATCACGATCCGCATGGCAGGAAACGACTTCGTTCCCGGGAGCACCACCGACAGGGAAACCCCGCAAATTGCCAAAGTCTATGAAGCTGCCGGAGTGGATGCCATCAACATCACGGGTGGATGGCACGAGTCCCGTGTGCCGCAATTGCCGATGGAGCTTCCGCGATCGGCTTACGCCTATCTGGCGCTCAACATCAAACAGGCGGTGAATGTGCCGGTGATGGCATCCAACCGCATCGCCGATCCCGATACGGCCGAACGGTTGCTCAAGGACGGCTATGCCGACATGGTCAACCTGGGTCGGGTGCTCATCGCCGATCCCGAATGGCCGAAGAAGGCCTATGAGGGAAGGGCTCAGGAAATCCGACCCTGTGTCGCCTGCTCCCAGGGATGCACGGATCAGGTCTTCAGTGGAAAACCGGTTTTCTGCATCGGCAACCCGAGGGCAGGCTTCGAAGGGGATCGGATCGTTCGAAAAACCGACTCTCCGAAAAAGGTCATGGTGATCGGAGCCGGCCCCGGTGGGCTCGAGGCTGCCGTCACGGCTGCCCAAATCGGGCATCGGGTCGATCTGTTCGAGAAAGGGTCGGACATCGGAGGCCAGATCTGGATGGCGGGGGCTCCGCCCCACAAACGGGAGATTCTGGAATATATCCGGTATTACCAGGCGATGATCCGAAAATACAATATACCGGTTCACCTGAACACGACCGTCGACAGCCACCTTGTCGAGATCAACCGGCCCGATTTCGTCATTGTTGCCGAAGGGGCCGAGCCGCTCATTCCTCCGATTCCGGGAATCGACCACCCTTCGGTGTTGTCGGCATGGACGGTACTGCGGGACAATCCTTTTCTCGGGAAGAAAGTAGCCATCATCGGCGGAGGAGCCGTGGGGCTCGAGACGGCACTCTTCGTTGCGGCAAAGGGGGTGATCAACCCGGAAATTCTCTATTTTCTGTTTACCTACGATGCAGAGCCGCCCGAACGGTTGAAGGAGCTCATGTTCAAGGGTTCCTGCACGGTGACGGTGTTCGAGATGCTGCCCAAGGCCGGGGCTGATGTGGGTAAGTCTACGAAGTGGATCTTGAACGACAACCTCAAACGCTATGGGGTAAAGGTGCGGACATCCACCAAGGTGGTTGCGATCGATGCCGGGAAGATCACCTATGAATTCGAAGGCAACACAGGAGAGGAAACCTTCGATTCCATCATCGTGGCATCGGGTTCCCGATCGGTGAAAACGCTCTCCGAGCAAGCGGCTACCTGGGGAATCCCCTATCGGGTCGTCGGGGACTGCATCAAACCGGGGAAACTCAACGACGCCATTCACGGCGGTTTCCTGGCGGCGATGGATATTTGATCGCGGATTTTTCATCTTTCGAGCGTTGTCCTTATCGTTTACGGGATATGTGGATAAAAAGGATACAGAAAGGGTTTCCCTGTATCCTTTTTATGCTTTTGTGCGCAAGATTGAAGTGATACCCGATACCAGCTCGGATGTGGTTGCCAACTGATCGGGAATATTGTCCCGATGCGCATTTTACCAAGTGGTATCCATGTATTGGATACGTTCAACGGTCCCATCCATCAGGATTGCCCATAGAAAATCATCTATTTTCCGATGTTGGCATGATGGTTGCATGTTCGTTGATCAGCAAACGGGTTTTGCCCGCAACATCATTCACACAAGGAGGTTTTTATGAACAAACGGAAAATGGCAACAGTATGGATGGGTGCTCTGGTGATCGGCTTGCTCTTATGGGGTGGATCGGCCATGGCAGGACGCAATAAGGGATTCGGTCAAGGAATGGGGCAGGGGAATCCGCCCTGTTTTGCCTCGCTGAGCGCTGATCAGCAGAAGCAGTTCACCGATTTGCGGCAGAAATTTTTCAACGATACGGCAACGCTTCGCCAGCAGATCGCAGAAAAGCGGGCGGCATTGAATCTGGAACTGACGAAGGCCACCCCGGATGTGAACAATGCCCAGTCCATTCAAAAAGAGCTCTCCGGTCTCGAGGCTCAGATGGCACAAAAACGGGTGGCACA of the Desulfatirhabdium butyrativorans DSM 18734 genome contains:
- a CDS encoding FAD-dependent oxidoreductase; protein product: MYRYLFSPIKINRVEIKNRIAYPALGLLYSYDSKLNDRYYHYFREKAQGGTGLITVGPVGVDFLGSGLLALSLAKDEAIPDFRKLAGIIQSEGARAWVQLFHAGAYSHPMLINNETPIAPSAVFCAYSRVTPREMTLEDIRTVQDSFVKAALRAKEAGFDGVEIIASAGYLITQFLSPIKNLRTDEYGGPFENRIRFARELIEQMRAAVGPDYPITIRMAGNDFVPGSTTDRETPQIAKVYEAAGVDAINITGGWHESRVPQLPMELPRSAYAYLALNIKQAVNVPVMASNRIADPDTAERLLKDGYADMVNLGRVLIADPEWPKKAYEGRAQEIRPCVACSQGCTDQVFSGKPVFCIGNPRAGFEGDRIVRKTDSPKKVMVIGAGPGGLEAAVTAAQIGHRVDLFEKGSDIGGQIWMAGAPPHKREILEYIRYYQAMIRKYNIPVHLNTTVDSHLVEINRPDFVIVAEGAEPLIPPIPGIDHPSVLSAWTVLRDNPFLGKKVAIIGGGAVGLETALFVAAKGVINPEILYFLFTYDAEPPERLKELMFKGSCTVTVFEMLPKAGADVGKSTKWILNDNLKRYGVKVRTSTKVVAIDAGKITYEFEGNTGEETFDSIIVASGSRSVKTLSEQAATWGIPYRVVGDCIKPGKLNDAIHGGFLAAMDI
- a CDS encoding periplasmic heavy metal sensor, whose translation is MNKRKMATVWMGALVIGLLLWGGSAMAGRNKGFGQGMGQGNPPCFASLSADQQKQFTDLRQKFFNDTATLRQQIAEKRAALNLELTKATPDVNNAQSIQKELSGLEAQMAQKRVAHMIEMKKICPTMGTGMGRMHGGAMMGRGMMGQGMMGAPQAQ